In Mus musculus strain C57BL/6J chromosome 1, GRCm38.p6 C57BL/6J, a single genomic region encodes these proteins:
- the Tmem81 gene encoding transmembrane protein 81 isoform X1, producing the protein MKTGAIVFILRSLLSITYLPLVLMTLDIPEELQKAVGRVIVNATGCSVTCGLGYKEETECEVGPDGVRRNCTFQRLECVTNWICGMLHFTIVHGKTFELNCLSSDILEKGQEAFRFTWRLARGIISTNDELFRPFRANSPFIGFKPAYEYNAGTYRCDVQLLKNLKFVKRLYFGLRVLPPKLVNLNFQQSLTEDQKLIDKGWEVNLDNGSKPHLPVWQRKVTSALGIGIVAGVVGGVLVSVAVFKALGGTDGSGGRTRL; encoded by the coding sequence ATGAAGACTGGGGCCATCGTTTTTATCCTTAGGAGTCTGTTATCAATAACCTACCTGCCTTTGGTGTTGATGACACTGGACATCCCTGAGGAGCTACAAAAAGCCGTGGGGAGAGTCATTGTCAATGCCACAGGATGCAGTGTTACATGTGGCCTTGGCTACAAGGAAGAGACGGAGTGCGAGGTGGGTCCCGACGGAGTGAGGAGAAACTGCACGTTCCAGCGTTTGGAGTGTGTGACCAACTGGATCTGTGGGATGCTCCATTTCACCATCGTCCATGGGAAGACGTTTGAGCTGAACTGTCTCAGCTCAGACATCCTGGAGAAAGGGCAGGAAGCCTTCCGCTTCACCTGGAGGCTTGCCCGGGGCATCATCTCTACTAACGACGAGCTTTTCAGACCCTTCCGAGCCAATTCCCCCTTTATAGGATTTAAACCAGCCTATGAGTATAACGCTGGGACGTATCGATGTGACGTGCAGCTGCTAAAAAACTTGAAATTTGTCAAGAGGCTCTATTTTGGACTGAGGGTCCTTCCTCCAAAGTTGGTAAACCTAAATTTCCAACAGTCCCTTACTGAGGATCAGAAGTTGATAGATAAGGGCTGGGAAGTTAATCTGGACAATGGGTCTAAGCCTCACCTCCCTGTGTGGCAAAGGAAAGTGACATCGGCCTTGGGCATAGGAATTGTGGCTGGAGTGGTTGGCGGCGTGTTGGTGAGCGTTGCTGTCTTCAAGGCCCTGGGAGGGACTGATGGCAGTGGGGGCCGCACCCGCTTATGA